The following coding sequences lie in one Actinomycetota bacterium genomic window:
- a CDS encoding NUDIX hydrolase, translated as MAELQAAATVVLVRDGSNGMELLLLKRPQHGSFANAWVFPGGRIEVADVKGEDDAEVDVARHAAERETLEETGLVVSAANLKHFSVWLPPPQAPRRFHTWFFIGAAPQEDEIKIAQGEIVEHAWLTPAEAIDRHQRGDIDLMPPTFVSISRFTGCASVTDALASVTAGEAPLFESFVVTVAERPTVVWNGDAEHPTSENTNGRHRLLMGDRPWVFERFS; from the coding sequence ATGGCAGAACTGCAAGCGGCTGCAACAGTTGTGCTCGTACGCGATGGCAGTAACGGCATGGAGTTGCTCCTACTGAAGCGCCCCCAGCACGGGTCTTTCGCAAACGCCTGGGTATTCCCCGGTGGCCGCATTGAAGTTGCTGATGTCAAAGGCGAGGACGATGCCGAAGTTGATGTTGCTCGACACGCAGCCGAGCGGGAGACCTTGGAGGAGACCGGACTTGTGGTCAGTGCTGCCAATCTCAAGCATTTCTCGGTTTGGCTGCCGCCGCCTCAGGCTCCCAGGCGCTTTCATACCTGGTTCTTCATTGGTGCTGCACCTCAGGAAGACGAGATCAAGATCGCTCAGGGTGAGATTGTTGAGCATGCGTGGCTGACGCCAGCTGAAGCGATAGACCGCCATCAGCGTGGAGACATTGACCTCATGCCACCGACATTCGTGTCGATCAGTCGATTCACGGGATGCGCCTCGGTCACAGACGCCTTGGCCTCTGTGACCGCTGGTGAGGCTCCACTATTTGAAAGCTTCGTCGTCACTGTTGCCGAACGTCCGACCGTGGTTTGGAATGGTGATGCTGAGCATCCAACTTCCGAAAACACCAACGGCCGGCACCGTTTGCTAATGGGTGACCGGCCGTGGGTGTTTGAGCGCTTCAGCTGA
- a CDS encoding SDR family oxidoreductase, which translates to MKHQGKVAFITGGAIGFGYAFAEALAAEGAAVVIAEINMPAAEEAVAKLQSAGYRALAVDCDVASAEAVDAAVAKTIAEFGGVDILINNAGLHLTKYNLPFSTLDRADVRALFDVNLMGVVNCNLACLESMRSRGGGNIISLSSMASNSSTSPYGVSKLAVRGLTIAFAREFADAGIRVNAISPGLMATPSAMADLPEPMITSIVNDMQSIHRLGSIADIVNMMLFLISEEGSFITGETYRVSGGAALSI; encoded by the coding sequence ATGAAGCATCAGGGCAAGGTCGCGTTCATCACCGGCGGCGCAATCGGTTTCGGCTACGCATTTGCGGAGGCCCTTGCTGCCGAAGGAGCAGCTGTTGTCATCGCTGAGATCAACATGCCAGCCGCAGAGGAAGCTGTGGCCAAACTTCAATCGGCGGGCTACCGCGCACTAGCCGTGGATTGTGATGTCGCCAGTGCCGAAGCCGTAGATGCTGCTGTGGCCAAGACCATTGCGGAATTCGGTGGCGTTGACATCCTGATCAACAATGCTGGGCTGCATCTGACCAAGTACAACCTGCCGTTCTCCACCCTTGATCGCGCTGATGTCCGGGCACTCTTCGACGTCAACCTCATGGGTGTGGTGAATTGCAACCTGGCATGTCTTGAGTCCATGCGCAGCCGAGGCGGCGGCAACATCATCAGTTTGTCGTCGATGGCGAGCAACTCCTCGACATCGCCGTATGGTGTTTCAAAACTCGCGGTGCGCGGGCTCACGATTGCCTTCGCTCGCGAGTTCGCTGATGCTGGCATTCGGGTCAACGCGATCTCACCGGGATTGATGGCCACCCCGAGCGCGATGGCCGATCTACCCGAACCGATGATCACTTCAATCGTTAACGACATGCAGTCAATTCATCGACTTGGCTCGATCGCAGACATCGTCAACATGATGTTGTTCTTGATTTCTGAAGAAGGCAGTTTCATCACCGGTGAGACATACAGGGTCAGCGGCGGAGCCGCTTTGTCGATCTAG
- a CDS encoding NAD(P)-dependent oxidoreductase, which yields MGPQTRYGFIGLGSIGLPMAQTIARAGLPLTIWARRPEVTVDFPTDVTRATTPAELGANSDVVGLCVFDAAAVDDVLFGEDGVVQGLKPGAVILVHSTVAPEYVQDLDVRLKAMGLRLIDAPISGGPVTAAEGDLTIMLGGSPEDCEEVDALIKVIGANSVRLGTVGAGQKTKLMNNAIFTAQLGLTNSMLEIADQLGIDRAAALKTVMTSSGQSYALATFARGGTVDMMARGAALPALAKDVRILQSLVGSDPQVISVAVDFVKLMETGLVTGNDEQTASKGDS from the coding sequence ATGGGGCCACAGACACGATACGGATTCATCGGATTGGGGAGCATCGGGCTGCCAATGGCGCAGACGATTGCACGCGCGGGCCTGCCGCTGACGATCTGGGCTCGCCGCCCAGAAGTCACTGTCGACTTCCCCACCGATGTCACGCGTGCAACTACGCCTGCTGAACTGGGTGCCAACAGCGATGTCGTTGGGCTATGCGTATTTGATGCGGCTGCCGTTGATGATGTTCTGTTCGGTGAAGACGGCGTAGTCCAAGGCCTCAAGCCAGGGGCTGTGATCTTGGTGCACAGCACCGTGGCTCCGGAGTATGTACAGGACCTTGATGTACGACTCAAAGCCATGGGCTTGCGGCTCATTGATGCGCCAATCAGTGGCGGCCCGGTGACTGCAGCCGAAGGCGATCTCACGATCATGCTCGGGGGTTCTCCGGAAGATTGCGAGGAAGTCGATGCATTGATCAAGGTGATCGGCGCGAATTCGGTGCGTCTGGGTACGGTAGGTGCGGGTCAGAAGACCAAGCTCATGAACAACGCGATCTTCACCGCACAACTCGGATTGACCAACTCGATGCTTGAGATCGCAGATCAATTGGGCATCGATCGGGCCGCGGCACTGAAGACAGTTATGACCAGCTCGGGTCAGAGTTATGCGCTTGCGACCTTTGCCCGTGGCGGAACAGTCGACATGATGGCTCGCGGGGCGGCCCTGCCGGCCCTGGCAAAGGATGTGCGCATCCTGCAATCCCTCGTTGGCTCGGACCCTCAGGTTATTTCTGTCGCAGTTGATTTTGTGAAACTGATGGAAACAGGTCTCGTGACCGGCAACGATGAGCAAACCGCGTCTAAAGGAGACTCATGA
- a CDS encoding thiolase family protein — MSNPERLSFISGIGRSASGRRLGRTAMDLTLDAALEAIADAGLTRDDIDGVATYPGGDAIMSRGFGGPSAVAVQDALRLDINFLYGSGEGSAQLGSIIEASMAIAAGLAKHVLVFRTVTESTMQGIAGRNPAGGMTRAGGFLSQFGAVSATNWFAQVAQLHMHKYGTTKEQLGQIALTCRTNAGVNPRAVYRDPITMDDYLNARMISTPLCLLDCDVPVDGSTAMVVSHVDYAKDAPKPSGFINAVGTAQYGRPSWDQYADMTSMMAQGVAKQMWSRTDLKPADVDVAELYDGFSIITLAWIEALGFCAQGEGGSFIEGGQRIARTGELPINTHGGQLSEGRLHGYGHVYEAVAQLRGEAGERQIPNAEVIVAANGGGPIAGAMLLTKEFSS; from the coding sequence ATGAGCAATCCCGAGCGTCTTTCATTCATCAGCGGCATTGGTCGCTCTGCATCGGGTCGCCGCCTTGGTCGCACAGCAATGGATCTCACCCTCGACGCTGCGCTGGAAGCAATTGCAGATGCCGGTCTGACGCGCGATGACATCGACGGCGTGGCTACCTACCCCGGCGGGGACGCAATCATGTCTCGCGGCTTCGGTGGTCCCTCAGCCGTCGCAGTACAGGATGCGCTGCGCCTGGATATCAACTTCCTCTACGGCTCGGGCGAGGGCTCAGCACAGTTGGGTTCCATCATCGAAGCATCGATGGCCATTGCCGCAGGTCTGGCAAAGCACGTGCTGGTCTTTCGAACAGTGACTGAATCCACCATGCAGGGCATAGCCGGGCGCAATCCTGCCGGTGGCATGACTCGTGCTGGCGGCTTCCTTTCGCAGTTCGGTGCAGTGTCCGCAACGAACTGGTTTGCTCAGGTCGCGCAGCTGCACATGCACAAGTACGGAACAACCAAGGAGCAGCTCGGTCAAATCGCGCTCACCTGCCGTACCAATGCCGGCGTCAACCCTCGTGCGGTCTACCGCGACCCCATCACGATGGACGACTACCTGAATGCACGAATGATCTCGACCCCCTTGTGCCTGCTCGACTGCGACGTTCCTGTCGATGGTTCAACGGCGATGGTGGTCTCGCATGTTGATTACGCCAAGGATGCGCCTAAGCCGTCCGGATTCATCAATGCAGTGGGCACTGCACAGTACGGTCGCCCGTCCTGGGATCAGTACGCGGACATGACATCGATGATGGCTCAAGGTGTTGCCAAGCAGATGTGGTCGCGCACTGATTTGAAGCCTGCCGATGTGGATGTTGCCGAGTTGTACGACGGCTTCAGCATCATCACCTTGGCGTGGATAGAAGCACTTGGCTTCTGCGCGCAAGGTGAGGGTGGATCCTTCATTGAAGGCGGCCAGCGCATCGCACGCACTGGTGAGCTACCCATCAATACCCATGGTGGTCAATTGTCTGAAGGTCGACTGCACGGCTACGGCCATGTGTACGAGGCAGTTGCCCAGTTGCGAGGCGAGGCAGGGGAAAGACAGATCCCCAATGCCGAGGTTATTGTTGCGGCAAACGGTGGTGGCCCCATCGCGGGTGCAATGTTGTTGACCAAGGAATTCTCAAGTTAA
- a CDS encoding OB-fold domain-containing protein: MAIDLDILTVRIAPQDDPETSFFWASGEDGKLRFKHCQDCGYYSHPPTPRCPRCLSANMQPDPVSGKATVLTYTVNIQQWVPGQAPYIIAIVTMEEQDDLRLTTLLAGVDLEDPNIIGMKVEVRFLARDDVWYPTFVPEGSPA, translated from the coding sequence TTGGCCATCGACCTCGACATTCTCACGGTGCGCATAGCACCTCAGGATGATCCGGAGACCAGCTTCTTCTGGGCCAGCGGTGAGGACGGCAAACTGCGGTTCAAGCATTGTCAGGATTGCGGCTACTACTCGCATCCGCCAACGCCTCGTTGCCCAAGGTGCCTGTCGGCAAACATGCAGCCCGATCCCGTATCGGGCAAGGCGACCGTGCTGACCTACACGGTCAACATCCAGCAGTGGGTACCCGGGCAAGCGCCGTACATCATTGCCATCGTCACCATGGAAGAGCAGGACGACCTTCGCTTGACGACCTTGCTGGCTGGTGTCGATCTGGAAGATCCCAACATCATCGGGATGAAAGTCGAGGTGCGTTTTCTCGCTCGCGACGACGTTTGGTACCCCACATTCGTGCCAGAAGGGTCACCAGCATGA
- a CDS encoding fatty acid--CoA ligase family protein: MNLLTLLEMVTGGYDDRIAVGSLNDGTSYAQLRAAAARGGALIQASGAKSVIFCGENGPSFPIALFAASFAGLQFLPLNYRLAEEYIHKAIMGMPAPYIVTDNPSLVPEGAAQVVVTFEDWLAVTSAGDVPVFDSEPDPEDIAILLQTSGTTSAPKSAVLRHKHLVAYVLGSVDFASADPSDAMIVSVPPYHIAAVANLLSNLYAGRRVVYLDRFTPENWLDTVEREGVTNAMVVPTMLSRIVEHMEATGRQAPPTLRGLSYGGARIAQATLERALGLFPNVGFVNAYGLTETASSVAVFGPEDHRESFNSTDPEVRARLGSVGKVLPQVQMEVRDGDDEVLPFGEPGAIWVAGEQVSGEYLESGRVVDDAGWFNTRDRGWLDSGGFLFIEGRTDDTIIRGGENMAPAEIEEVIHRHPAVLECAVAGVPDEEWGQRIAAFVVVREGMSVTEQEIKDFCREKLRSSKTPDYVRLRHDLLPQTATGKLLRRNLVAEFALHVEDQ; encoded by the coding sequence GTGAATCTGCTGACGCTGTTGGAAATGGTTACCGGCGGGTATGACGACCGAATCGCGGTCGGCAGCCTGAACGACGGCACAAGCTATGCCCAACTTCGCGCAGCCGCCGCGCGCGGTGGTGCGCTGATCCAGGCGTCGGGCGCAAAGAGCGTGATCTTCTGTGGTGAGAATGGCCCGTCATTCCCAATCGCGTTGTTCGCGGCCTCCTTCGCCGGCCTGCAATTCCTGCCCCTGAACTACCGCCTTGCTGAGGAGTACATCCACAAGGCCATCATGGGCATGCCTGCGCCCTACATTGTTACCGACAACCCGAGCTTGGTGCCCGAAGGCGCAGCTCAGGTCGTGGTGACCTTCGAGGATTGGCTGGCCGTGACCAGCGCCGGTGATGTGCCCGTATTCGACTCCGAGCCGGATCCTGAAGATATCGCGATTCTGCTGCAGACCAGTGGCACGACTTCTGCGCCGAAGAGTGCAGTGCTGCGGCACAAGCACCTGGTCGCCTATGTGCTCGGCTCAGTTGACTTCGCAAGTGCTGATCCCTCGGACGCGATGATCGTTTCGGTGCCGCCGTATCACATCGCAGCAGTCGCCAACCTGCTCTCCAATCTCTACGCAGGCCGTCGCGTGGTCTATCTCGATCGCTTCACCCCAGAGAACTGGCTCGACACGGTGGAGCGCGAAGGTGTCACCAACGCGATGGTCGTGCCCACGATGCTCTCGCGCATCGTGGAGCACATGGAAGCAACCGGTCGCCAAGCCCCGCCAACTCTGCGCGGCTTGAGCTACGGGGGTGCGCGCATTGCGCAGGCAACACTCGAGCGTGCCCTCGGCTTGTTCCCCAACGTTGGCTTCGTCAACGCCTACGGACTGACGGAGACCGCGTCTTCGGTCGCTGTCTTTGGCCCAGAGGATCACCGCGAGTCCTTCAACAGCACCGACCCTGAAGTTCGTGCGCGTCTTGGGTCCGTCGGCAAGGTTCTGCCCCAGGTGCAGATGGAAGTTCGAGATGGCGACGATGAAGTGCTGCCGTTTGGTGAGCCGGGTGCAATCTGGGTCGCGGGCGAGCAGGTCTCCGGCGAGTACCTCGAGAGTGGTCGAGTGGTTGATGATGCGGGCTGGTTTAACACTCGTGACCGCGGATGGCTTGATTCTGGTGGCTTCCTGTTCATTGAGGGTCGCACCGATGACACCATCATTCGCGGCGGCGAGAACATGGCTCCGGCAGAAATCGAAGAGGTTATTCACCGACACCCGGCAGTGCTTGAGTGTGCAGTTGCTGGCGTGCCTGACGAGGAGTGGGGGCAGCGCATCGCTGCCTTCGTTGTCGTACGCGAGGGCATGTCGGTGACTGAACAAGAGATCAAGGATTTTTGTCGCGAAAAACTGCGCTCATCCAAGACCCCCGACTATGTTCGCCTGCGTCACGATCTACTTCCGCAGACAGCGACGGGAAAGCTCCTGCGACGCAATCTCGTTGCTGAGTTTGCACTACATGTGGAAGATCAATAG
- a CDS encoding acetyl-CoA C-acyltransferase, whose protein sequence is MSEAYIVDIVRTPVAKMRRDGSALTSVHPADLMAVPLRALVERNGFDPALVDDVIGGCVTQIGRQSNNITRSAVLSAGFPQSVPATTVDRQCGSSMQSVVFGAQGVQAGAYDLVIGAGVESMSTTTMFSNKNGEDPFGPAVSARYAGGGLVDQGISAELVAARWGLSREAMDAYSLQSHQRAAAAQLAGLLAKQIVPVTLADGTVVSADDGIRADSTLEGLAALKPAFMNDEAKLRFPEIEWSVTAGNASQISDGASAVMIVSEQMLKTLGLTPRARIVASSVIGDDPLEMLSAIIPVTNKTLTKAGLKLSDIDAFEVNEAFAAPALAWLKDIGADIEKVNQNGGAIALGHPLGASGGRLMASLLTTLEATGGRYGFQTMCEAGGLANGLIIERL, encoded by the coding sequence ATGAGCGAGGCCTACATTGTTGACATTGTTCGCACCCCGGTCGCCAAGATGCGACGCGACGGTAGTGCTCTCACCTCGGTGCACCCTGCAGATCTGATGGCAGTTCCATTGCGCGCGCTTGTGGAACGTAATGGCTTTGATCCTGCGCTTGTCGATGATGTGATCGGCGGCTGCGTTACGCAGATCGGGCGCCAGAGCAACAACATCACGCGCAGTGCTGTGCTGTCGGCGGGCTTCCCGCAGTCGGTGCCAGCCACAACCGTTGATCGCCAGTGTGGGTCCTCCATGCAGTCTGTGGTGTTCGGCGCTCAGGGAGTGCAAGCGGGCGCCTATGACCTCGTCATTGGTGCTGGCGTTGAGTCGATGAGCACAACGACCATGTTCAGCAACAAGAATGGCGAAGATCCATTCGGGCCAGCTGTCTCTGCTCGATACGCCGGCGGCGGCCTGGTGGATCAGGGGATCTCAGCGGAGCTGGTGGCGGCTCGTTGGGGTCTGTCGCGCGAGGCCATGGACGCCTACTCACTGCAATCGCACCAGCGCGCTGCAGCCGCACAACTGGCTGGCCTGCTTGCCAAGCAGATCGTGCCTGTCACCCTCGCCGATGGCACCGTGGTGTCAGCTGACGACGGCATTCGCGCAGATAGCACCCTGGAAGGCCTTGCCGCGTTGAAGCCAGCCTTCATGAACGACGAGGCGAAATTGCGCTTCCCGGAAATCGAATGGTCAGTTACTGCTGGCAATGCTTCGCAGATCAGCGATGGCGCCTCCGCTGTCATGATTGTCAGCGAGCAGATGCTCAAGACTTTGGGCCTGACCCCGCGGGCGCGTATCGTTGCCTCGTCCGTCATTGGCGATGACCCTCTTGAGATGCTCTCGGCCATCATTCCGGTTACGAACAAGACCCTGACCAAGGCCGGATTGAAGTTGTCGGACATCGACGCATTCGAGGTGAACGAAGCCTTCGCTGCGCCTGCGCTTGCTTGGCTGAAGGACATCGGCGCTGACATCGAGAAGGTCAATCAGAACGGTGGAGCCATCGCTCTTGGCCATCCTCTGGGTGCGTCCGGTGGACGTCTGATGGCTTCGTTGCTGACGACCTTGGAAGCAACGGGCGGACGCTACGGGTTTCAGACCATGTGCGAGGCCGGCGGCCTTGCAAATGGTCTGATTATCGAGCGTCTGTAA
- a CDS encoding acyl-CoA dehydrogenase family protein: MKNATTTEAERAEFRASVRDYLTNASPETRVRAVIDSGTGLDASTWKGLAADLGVAGLLIPEEFGGQGMGMAEMAVALEEAARALAVVPLLSSSVLSTLAIQLTGDEEAFKKYLPGLADGSEIMAFAGLDGAGTHTLARDETYWGLYGTKTAVLNAGIASRFLVVASTPDGTGLFVVDGDAGGVVVNPQDALDLTRPTALVTFEGTEGTRIGGDFTDGLKSLRSFGRIATSAELLGMSERLMEISVDYAKTREQFGKPIGAFQAIKHRCSEMFAHVESMRAAVAAASLVQPEDTAALHEQALVVKAYCARFAPWVAEATIQVHGGIGFTWEHVAHLYLRRVKTDEVLFGDALSCRDELQQILGLTA; the protein is encoded by the coding sequence GTGAAGAACGCAACGACAACAGAAGCAGAACGTGCCGAATTCCGGGCCAGTGTTCGTGACTACTTGACCAATGCATCACCTGAGACCCGAGTGCGCGCTGTCATCGACAGCGGAACAGGTCTGGACGCCAGCACCTGGAAGGGCCTGGCTGCCGATCTTGGTGTCGCTGGTCTGCTGATTCCAGAAGAGTTCGGCGGTCAAGGCATGGGAATGGCCGAAATGGCGGTCGCCCTGGAGGAAGCCGCCCGCGCACTCGCGGTAGTACCGCTGCTCTCCTCCAGCGTGCTGTCGACCTTGGCCATCCAGCTCACTGGCGACGAAGAAGCCTTCAAGAAGTACTTGCCAGGCTTGGCTGACGGCAGCGAGATCATGGCCTTCGCCGGCCTCGACGGAGCAGGCACTCACACTCTTGCTCGCGATGAGACATATTGGGGGCTCTACGGCACAAAGACTGCCGTGTTGAACGCGGGTATTGCCTCGCGATTCCTCGTTGTTGCCAGCACACCGGATGGCACTGGCCTGTTCGTTGTAGACGGAGATGCGGGTGGCGTGGTCGTCAACCCTCAGGACGCACTCGACCTCACCCGGCCAACCGCACTTGTCACCTTTGAAGGCACCGAGGGGACCCGCATCGGCGGTGACTTCACCGATGGGCTGAAGTCACTTCGCTCCTTTGGACGCATCGCAACCAGTGCTGAACTGCTGGGAATGTCGGAGCGGCTGATGGAGATCTCTGTCGATTACGCGAAAACTCGCGAGCAGTTTGGCAAGCCGATCGGCGCCTTCCAGGCGATCAAGCACCGTTGCTCAGAAATGTTCGCACATGTTGAATCAATGCGCGCTGCAGTGGCTGCAGCTTCGTTGGTTCAGCCAGAAGACACTGCGGCCTTGCACGAGCAGGCTCTCGTCGTGAAGGCTTACTGCGCTCGTTTCGCGCCGTGGGTCGCCGAGGCAACGATTCAGGTGCACGGTGGAATCGGTTTCACCTGGGAGCATGTCGCACACCTCTACCTGCGGCGCGTGAAGACAGATGAGGTGCTGTTCGGCGATGCTCTCTCCTGTCGTGATGAATTGCAGCAGATTCTGGGGTTGACCGCATGA
- a CDS encoding acyl-CoA dehydrogenase family protein: MDDLLAELRTWLGDALPKWKAKWNGDTSWDALCDWQRMMAEGKWATASWPLKYGGRGLGTMDVLAIEDVVAASGAPQIPGMIGLKNVAPTLMKFGNEEQQKSVARIGSTDEVWCQGFSEPGAGSDLASLRTRAVIDGDEFVINGQKVWTSNGMHASHMQLLARTDPDAPKHKGISAITLSMKTPGVEVRPIKQINGGAEFAEVFFTDVRVPVANLLGPLHEGWMVTMTTLGHERAGVAVFAGRLEQRIRGLIEEVAKRDVRVSPVVSDELAEMYVEARVLGAMARQMLNKIAQGGTPGSEQSVIKMVWSELSQRVDTVVMGLAGIEGVTGENNSATLGYLSARSATIAAGTSDIVKNIIGDRVLGLPRD, translated from the coding sequence ATGGATGACCTACTAGCCGAGTTGCGCACCTGGCTTGGTGACGCTCTGCCCAAGTGGAAGGCGAAGTGGAACGGGGATACCTCGTGGGATGCCTTGTGCGATTGGCAGCGGATGATGGCTGAAGGCAAGTGGGCCACAGCGAGTTGGCCACTCAAGTACGGCGGCCGCGGACTGGGCACCATGGATGTCCTTGCGATCGAGGATGTCGTTGCGGCTTCGGGCGCTCCGCAGATCCCCGGAATGATCGGCTTGAAGAACGTGGCTCCCACGCTGATGAAGTTCGGCAATGAGGAGCAGCAAAAGTCGGTAGCTCGCATTGGCAGCACCGATGAGGTGTGGTGTCAGGGATTCAGCGAGCCAGGCGCAGGTTCAGATCTTGCCTCGCTGCGCACTCGTGCTGTGATCGATGGCGATGAGTTCGTCATCAACGGGCAGAAGGTCTGGACATCGAATGGCATGCACGCAAGCCACATGCAACTGCTCGCGCGTACTGACCCCGATGCGCCCAAGCACAAGGGCATCTCAGCCATCACCTTGTCGATGAAGACTCCTGGCGTTGAAGTGCGACCGATCAAGCAGATCAATGGTGGTGCTGAATTCGCTGAAGTGTTCTTCACCGACGTTCGCGTGCCGGTTGCGAACCTTCTTGGGCCATTGCACGAGGGCTGGATGGTCACGATGACCACCCTTGGTCACGAACGTGCCGGTGTAGCCGTGTTCGCTGGCCGTCTTGAGCAACGGATTCGAGGACTGATCGAAGAAGTGGCAAAGAGAGACGTGCGAGTCTCGCCGGTGGTTTCCGATGAACTTGCCGAAATGTACGTCGAAGCTCGTGTGCTCGGTGCAATGGCACGTCAGATGCTGAACAAGATTGCGCAGGGCGGAACTCCGGGTTCTGAGCAGTCTGTGATCAAGATGGTGTGGAGCGAGCTCAGCCAGCGCGTTGACACCGTCGTGATGGGCCTTGCTGGAATTGAAGGCGTCACCGGCGAGAACAACAGCGCCACCCTCGGATATCTGAGCGCCCGCTCGGCGACTATCGCCGCCGGCACCTCGGACATCGTGAAGAACATCATCGGTGACCGCGTTCTCGGTCTTCCTCGCGACTAA
- a CDS encoding DUF2889 domain-containing protein, whose translation MTNPVGVPLARGITQPLDELWARRPNSVRRTATLSATPGPQWSGFAVEGVARDAAFGADGELLSSRSGRLSAQVDPMGNLESIEVTDEYGTRSLTEALRGKSIGAGFRAQLSRLEPPIADSSLVGALLDDLSGIRHIAGYGRIVSEPQIPGMLANSPQVGTCAGWMAGGVAAMASSVSILGDLPPAMTIKELVAREGDWHDEIELPAGSMQRRRLLDVIPQSDGTTELNMWFRDSLHKAIDDDAALHEYVVRAQLDADGLLADAKAEPRTLPMGDCPLAAEHVGLLEGRSGSQIDEGVRAHLRSELGCTHLNDAMRFLRSATPMLNQLSESEAHHG comes from the coding sequence GTGACCAATCCAGTCGGAGTACCGCTTGCCCGCGGTATTACTCAGCCTCTTGACGAGTTATGGGCACGCCGACCCAACTCCGTTCGTCGTACCGCGACACTCAGTGCCACACCTGGTCCGCAGTGGTCAGGGTTTGCCGTTGAAGGCGTCGCACGCGATGCGGCCTTCGGCGCCGACGGCGAGCTCCTCAGCTCTCGTAGTGGTCGCTTGAGCGCTCAGGTCGATCCAATGGGCAATCTCGAAAGCATCGAGGTCACTGACGAGTACGGAACTCGATCGCTCACAGAGGCCTTGCGCGGCAAGTCGATAGGTGCAGGATTCAGAGCCCAGCTCTCGCGCCTGGAACCTCCGATTGCCGACTCATCGCTGGTCGGCGCGTTGCTTGATGACCTCTCGGGTATTCGACACATCGCAGGCTATGGACGCATCGTCTCCGAGCCGCAGATTCCAGGCATGCTCGCAAATTCGCCTCAGGTTGGCACTTGTGCCGGATGGATGGCTGGCGGCGTGGCGGCCATGGCCTCCAGCGTGAGCATTCTTGGCGACCTCCCGCCTGCGATGACGATCAAGGAACTGGTCGCGCGCGAGGGTGACTGGCATGACGAAATCGAGTTGCCTGCAGGTTCCATGCAGCGTCGTCGACTGCTCGATGTCATTCCTCAGAGCGACGGCACGACCGAGCTCAATATGTGGTTTCGCGACTCTTTGCACAAGGCCATCGATGACGACGCTGCCCTGCACGAATATGTCGTGCGCGCCCAACTGGATGCCGACGGCCTGCTTGCCGATGCAAAGGCCGAGCCACGTACTCTTCCTATGGGTGATTGTCCGCTTGCAGCCGAGCATGTTGGGCTGCTTGAGGGGCGATCAGGCAGTCAGATCGATGAAGGAGTTCGAGCGCATTTGCGAAGTGAGCTCGGATGCACCCATCTCAACGACGCCATGCGTTTTCTTCGTTCCGCCACGCCAATGCTGAATCAGTTAAGTGAAAGTGAGGCCCACCATGGATGA